Proteins encoded within one genomic window of Triticum aestivum cultivar Chinese Spring chromosome 2D, IWGSC CS RefSeq v2.1, whole genome shotgun sequence:
- the LOC123048760 gene encoding autophagy-related protein 18d — translation MASTLSSSELADDGAVLVPAPDPLVHVAFNQHGTHFVAATATGFYVFSCHPLERVMRRLGSDGCTFNFNVTSAQLLTRSQLAVATRRPNDVSGAVDDHVIDFWNGMCKPKDARTNTVRSPCGAVGGFRLRGDHMLVAGEGTATLFDGVHWEKEVTTGPNPLGLCAMEEPNGPATLVYALPLPEAGSVQVRRRGRAGSVSVRAHGSGVACLALSRDGRLLATAGSRGTLLRIFSTADGTKLQELRRGTDGADIHCIAFSPDSKWLAVSSDKATVHVFSIDDFNLTSLTPEDDHAGDDLLAAPPVPSFPTPATTNQSSSRMSFLKGYLPTYFSSKWSFAQFRIPNAWTKCSVAFDQRHPNTITIVCMDKRFYHCEFDPVKGGDMVPGVYHENFMDL, via the exons ATGGCGTCTACGTTGTCTTCCTCCGAGCTGGCGGACGACGGAGCAGTCCTAGTCCCCGCTCCCGATCCGCTCGTCCACGTCGCCTTCAACCAGCACGGCACACACTTCGTCGCGGCCACGGCGACCGGCTTCTATGTATTTTCCTGCCACCCTCTCGAGCGTGTCATGCGCCGGCTCGGCTCCGACGGCTGCACGTTCAATTTCAATGTGACCTCTGCCCAGCTTCTCACGCGGTCTCAGCTGGCCGTCGCCACGCGGAGGCCCaacgacgtcagcggcgccgtcgACGACCACGTCATCGACTTCTGGAACGGCATGTGCAAGCCCAAGGACGCCAGGACCAACACCGTCAGGAGCCCGTGCGGCGCCGTCGGCGGCTTCCGCCTGCGGGGCGACCAcatgctcgtcgccggcgaggggacGGCCACGCTGTTCGACGGCGTCCACTGGGAGAAAGAGGTGACGACGGGGCCGAACCCGCTAGGGCTGTGCGCGATGGAGGAGCCGAATGGGCCTGCGACGCTCGTCTACGCCCTGCCGCTGCCGGAGGCGGGGTCGGTGCAGGTCCGCCGGCGCGGCAGGGCCGGCAGCGTCAGCGTGCGCGCGCACGGCTCGGGCGTGGCGTGCCTCGCGCTGTCCCGCGACGGACGGCTGCTCGCCACCGCTGGCTCCCGGGGCACACTCCTGCGCATCTTCAGCACCGCCGACGGCACCAAGCTGCAAGAG CTAAGGAGAGGCACCGACGGAGCAGACATTCACTGCATTGCCTTCTCCCCAGACTCCAAATGGCTGGCGGTATCCAGCGACAAGGCAACGGTGCACGTCTTCAGCATTGACGACTTCAACCTTACAAGCTTGACGCCTGAGGATGACCATGCCGGCGATGATCTTCTGGCGGCACCACCAGTACCATCTTTTCCTACACCTGCAACAACCAACCAGAGCTCATCACGAATGTCATTCTTGAAAG GCTACCTGCCGACGTATTTCAGTTCAAAGTGGTCGTTTGCTCAGTTCCGGATCCCTAACGCCTGGACCAAGTGCTCGGTGGCGTTCGACCAGAGACACCCCAACACCATTACCATCGTCTGCATGGACAAACG GTTCTACCACTGTGAGTTCGACCCGGTGAAAGGAGGCGACATGGTGCCGGGGGTGTACCACGAGAACTTCATGGACCTGTGA